The DNA sequence CAACTCCCCTGCCCTTTCGATGCGCCGCGTACTACTCGGCTGATCTCGGGCGGCGGCGCTCAATTGCCTCTTCGGCCACGTTGAGACGCTTCTCGAGCCCTCCGAGGCGTACCAGAATGAAGCCGATGTAGACGAACATGCCCACCCAGAGCAGCGCATACGCTGAGAGCACGTAGGGGGCCGCACCAAGCACCGTCTTGTATATCTCGGCAAGAACCGGATCCATTGCTTTGCTCCCTTGCTAGTTTTCGAGTTCTTCCTGTATGACCTCAATGCGTTCCTTGATGACTTCCTCGCGCAGGCGGGTCTGATAGACGACCCAAGCGAACATGAGCATGCCGAACAACCCGAGAAGAAACGCCGCCAGCTGAACGCCGGTCAGGCCGCCACCGCTACGCAGGACGACCGGGTGAAGCTCGTTGGGCACGAGCCGCGTAATCGCGAACGAGATCGGTGCATCGATGAAGGCGATGATGCCGAAGACGGCCGCGTAGGTGGCGCGGCGCTCCTCGTCGTCGACCGCGCTTCGCAGCACGAAGTACGCAATCACGAGCAGCGTCATGATGAAGTATGTGGTGAGCCTCGGCTCCCAGACCCACCACACGCCCCACTCGAAGCGCGTCCAAAGGTCACCCGTGAACATCGTGAGCAGCACGAACACCAGCGTAACCTCTGTGGCGATTCGCGAGCGTGTGTCGTAGCGCTTGTCCTTGGTCATAAGGAAGCGCACGCCGTAGTACGCCGTGAAGAAGAACACCAGGAACGAACTGATCGCCACGGGAACGTGGAAGTAGAAGATCTTCTGCGAGAAGAGCAGCTGGTTGCCGACCAGCACGCCGCCGATCACCTGCGATCCGCCTACGCCCGCTCCCTCAACGAGAGGCGCGTAGAAGAACGCCAGAATAAAGTCCGCCAGGGTCAACAGCGCGCCGCAGACGAGCAGCACCCACATCCATGCGCGCCCGGAGAGACCCAGAAACCCTTTCCCCACGCTGTCCTTCTCTCCCACAGAAGCTCCATTCGATCGCGACAGGCGCAAAACTCACGCGCCGATTATGAACTCGTACAGGCCAAACGCGGCCAGGATCATTATGCCATCGTAGCCGGCGCCCAACGCCAGCGACTTCCAGTACACCACTGCATACCCCGGATCGCCGATAAGAACCGCCGAGGTGGCTGCCACGCATGCGTAGAGCAGCGGAAACATCACCGGGATGAAGAGCACCGCGAGGATGAAATCCTTGCCGGTCGTGTTGACCGACATGGTGGAGAGCAGCGTACCGACTCCGGCGATGCCGATGGAGCCCACGATGAGCGGCAACGGCAGCATCCAAAGAGGCGCTCCCAGCTCCTTGCCGGACAGGAAGAAGAAGTAGAACAGCGGCAGCACGATCACCTCGACCATGGCAAGGAAGATGAGATTGCCGATCGCCTTGGCAAAGTAGATCACCGGGCGATCGATGGGCGACAGCAGCAGCGCTTCGAGGCAGCCTTGGTCCTTCTCGTGAACAAGCGAGCGGTTCAGGCCCAGAAGCGACGTGAAGATGATCGCCAGCCACAGCAGGCCGGATGCGATCCGCAGGATCTCGAAGTCCGAGCCCGCCTGCGACAGCGCGATCTCGTAGACCACGAGCACGAGCACGGCATAGAGGCCCATCGAAGTAAGCATCTCCCGCGTGCGAAGCTCCATGACGAGGTCTTTGCGCAAGATGGCCTTGAACTGACGAGCCGAGGAAATCTTGGCCATGACTCTAAGCCACCCCCAGCCCGACGGTGTGCCGATACGTCGACGCGAACGCTACAGGATCGATGTCGTCGGCCTCTTCGAACATGACCACTCGGCCACGCGCGAGGATGAGCGCGTGAGTGCACAGCTCCAGACCCTTGTCGAGGTCGTGGCTGACCATCACGAAGGTGTGATCGGCGCGAACTTGCGCGATGAGAGAGTCGAGGATGTCCATCGCATGCGGATCG is a window from the Coriobacteriia bacterium genome containing:
- the ccsA gene encoding cytochrome c biogenesis protein CcsA, with the protein product MWVLLVCGALLTLADFILAFFYAPLVEGAGVGGSQVIGGVLVGNQLLFSQKIFYFHVPVAISSFLVFFFTAYYGVRFLMTKDKRYDTRSRIATEVTLVFVLLTMFTGDLWTRFEWGVWWVWEPRLTTYFIMTLLVIAYFVLRSAVDDEERRATYAAVFGIIAFIDAPISFAITRLVPNELHPVVLRSGGGLTGVQLAAFLLGLFGMLMFAWVVYQTRLREEVIKERIEVIQEELEN
- a CDS encoding heme ABC transporter permease CcmB, translating into MAKISSARQFKAILRKDLVMELRTREMLTSMGLYAVLVLVVYEIALSQAGSDFEILRIASGLLWLAIIFTSLLGLNRSLVHEKDQGCLEALLLSPIDRPVIYFAKAIGNLIFLAMVEVIVLPLFYFFFLSGKELGAPLWMLPLPLIVGSIGIAGVGTLLSTMSVNTTGKDFILAVLFIPVMFPLLYACVAATSAVLIGDPGYAVVYWKSLALGAGYDGIMILAAFGLYEFIIGA